The DNA region tatgtttataaatttatttgtgatttatttaaatgattaaataataattcatataattttatttctgatatatataaaataataattatgaattaatataattttattttaagatctattttaaataacaatcctaaattatgtgatttaaaatatttaaattaatttttataaatgattataattatattttataattgtgatatattcaaatgaatttttacaaattatttcataatgtatatatttatatattcgttgtgcataaatttgtttgtaatgtattgaaatatattttgacaaattatttaaaattttatataattatataattatataattatatattaaatatatacatataaaaacatatttttaattatttttgaaagatatttaaactattttgtaaatatatttaaatgaatttgtaaaacaaaatattcaatttgtttttgtaatatatttaaataaatttgtaaaacaaaatattttaaaatttatttttaagatatttaaaaataattatttaaattattttatattttatattttatataattatatattaaatatatataaatgttcatgtaaaaccactcacacatttatgtaaaaatatttatacgtgttcatgtaagtctgcttaagaataaaaaataaataaaaacaaacactATCCGGTAAAACAAgcttttgaatttatgtgatgcCATAAAATGAATTTTAGTAGAATTTTTATATAACTGAAACGATGAAATTAGATGGGTTCTTTATAAtcatatagtttaattttttcttttcattattcaaatttgaattaatttatattttgtttggtgcACGATAAATTAAGTAAGAGTCCTAAAGATTTAAGTGATGAATTGAATTTATGCTTGccacacaaaattttaatattttaataggaATTTGTATGAGCTTTTATATCAATGAAACATATGGCTTTTTTAACACTAGAGTGagtcttttactattatttatgtttgagtttatttgtgttttgtTCGGTGCGACATCTTGTTTAGTCGGATCATGTTTACCATTTCGATTTTTGATAATCTGAACAATATTCTGAGTTCTTGGTGGGTCGTTTAGTGTTTAtacttttcaatttaattcagaacattattaattagaaaaaaactgaatattaaaattaaaatatcgtTTCGGCGTGTGAATGAATcttaaagagataaaatattaattccaATAATGTATATAAATCGAGAGaaaataatctaatattttgtaacGGTAAAACTCGCCGAGAGATAGAAATAAGCTCTGCAAGTgatatcaacaaaaaaaaaaaaaaatcaaaataaatctattagAAGTACTTAGATCGATATAAAAAAGTACATTGTTCATCTTTGAATTCTTAAACAACTATCATCATCTTTGAATATGTAACCCTGCACATGCCTATTAATTTTGTtgtcctatatatatatatatatatactcactTACTCATAATTACATCCTgctttaaattaatgataatttatttaaataaataaattatttaaaactaaaaactagtgacaaaaaatacaatttctgtattttatatatttgaataatattgaattaatctacaactataatattaataacatatcaacattttaaaatcattaatatcaatGTCAACAAGTTTAAaaaaccattttcaaataaaccattaGAGGTGGAAAGCCGGGCGCCATCTCTATCCAGCTTATAGACAATAAGGTCAAACAAAGATTAGGTCATAAAAATTGTTCTATAATCCAAACCaaccaaaaacaaattaaaactatttaattatcaaCCAACTGGCTAAAGAACATGTCTTCTTCTATACCAAACATCTTTGCACGTCCTTCCCTAACATTATTACATGCTCCCAACTTCTCTATCCCTTCTCCATATAAATTTCTCTACTATCcaataatcaaaaaaaaaaaacaagagtCCAAACATGGGAGATGAAGGGAAACAATGGCTATCAATTTCCcttctcttcttttctcttttctccaCCCTTCCTTTAACAAAATGTCAGTCCCCATCGACAATATTCACACCACCCGACAATTACCTCATTAGTTGCGGTTCTTCAAACAATGTTGTTCTTCAAGATGGTCGGACTTTCAAATCTGACCCACAATCCGCTTCGTTTCTATCCACAAACGAGAATATATTAGCTTCGGTTAATACCATTCCCAACCTCTCTTTCCCATCTTCTTCcccttcttctctttctctataTCAAACCGCGAGAATCTTTTCCGACGAATCAATCTACCGGTTCCTTGTTGTTCGACCCGGGTGGCATTGGGTACGTCTCTACTTCTACCCACTTCCTCACCCGGTTTATAACCTAACAAACTCCGTCTTCACGGTCTCAACCGATTCACTCGTTCTCTTACACGACTTCAATTCGAAGGACATGGGGGTCGCGATTTTCAAAGAGTACCTCATTAATATCACCTCCGATCGATTCACACTTAAGTTCTCTCCATTGAAGAATTCTTTCGCATTCGTTAATGCAATCGAGTTCGTTTCTATCCCCGACGGGCTTATCGCTAACTCGGCGTACTCCATTTACTCGCCTGGACCGTTTGACGGTTTAAACAATTACGCGTTTGAAGTTCTTTATAGGTTGAACGTCGGAGGAGAACTAATCACTCCGAAGAACGACACTCTATGGAGGACATGGCTACCCGATGGGAACTTCATGACCTTCCCACAAGGTGCAAAGAATGTGACGGTTCCACCCGAAATGATCAACTACCCGAATGGTGGCGCCACCCCGTTCATCGCCCCGAGTTGGGTTTACGCATCGGCAGACGAAATGGCCGATGCAAACGTCACCGATTCAAGCTTTAACCTAACGTGGGTAATGCCGGTTGATCCGAGTTTCTCCTATTTGGTAAGGATGCATTTTTGTGATATTGTAAGTGTGGCTATGAATGAGCTTTACTTCAATGTCTATGTCAATAAGATGATGGGTGTTTCCAATCTCGATCTCTCCACGATCAATTTAGCGCTTGGGGTGCCTTATTATAAAGATTTCGTAGTGAATGCATCTACGATTACGAATAATTCAATCATGGTTCAAGTTGGGCCGGCTTCCAACGTTCAATCTGCACTACCAAACGCCATTTTAAATGGTTTGGAGGTTATGAAAATGAGTAACGTAGCGGGAAGTTTAGACGGGTTATTCTCCACGAACGGAGCCTTTGGTGCTCCAAATAGATCATCGAGTCGAATGCATATTGCCACGGCCATTGCTCTTGGACTTGGAGTAACAGCATTTGTGTTATTAGTGA from Impatiens glandulifera chromosome 5, dImpGla2.1, whole genome shotgun sequence includes:
- the LOC124937886 gene encoding probable receptor-like protein kinase At5g61350 — protein: MGDEGKQWLSISLLFFSLFSTLPLTKCQSPSTIFTPPDNYLISCGSSNNVVLQDGRTFKSDPQSASFLSTNENILASVNTIPNLSFPSSSPSSLSLYQTARIFSDESIYRFLVVRPGWHWVRLYFYPLPHPVYNLTNSVFTVSTDSLVLLHDFNSKDMGVAIFKEYLINITSDRFTLKFSPLKNSFAFVNAIEFVSIPDGLIANSAYSIYSPGPFDGLNNYAFEVLYRLNVGGELITPKNDTLWRTWLPDGNFMTFPQGAKNVTVPPEMINYPNGGATPFIAPSWVYASADEMADANVTDSSFNLTWVMPVDPSFSYLVRMHFCDIVSVAMNELYFNVYVNKMMGVSNLDLSTINLALGVPYYKDFVVNASTITNNSIMVQVGPASNVQSALPNAILNGLEVMKMSNVAGSLDGLFSTNGAFGAPNRSSSRMHIATAIALGLGVTAFVLLVTNLIRRQRKPQGWDSKRNRSISSWLIPLNASYCSSFLSSQTKNSFMSSKSGYSSIISSTTGLGRYFTLNELRNATKNWDEKEVVGVGGFGKVYLGEIDVGTKVAIKRGNPSSAQGINEFQTEILLLSKLRHRHLVSLIGYCDEQSEMILVYEYMLNGPLRDHLYGSSQGNMQILTWRQRLEICIGSARGLHYLHTGTSPGIIHRDVKTTNILLDDNLLAKVSDFGLSKAGPASLDQTHVSTAVKGSFGYLDPEYFRRQQLTEKSDVYSFGVVLFEVLCARPALDPALPREQVNLAEWAMKQHRKGTLGKIVDPNLAGTISSESLMKFVEAAEKCLAEYGVDRPSMGDVLWNLEFALQLQDASVQLEAPEDVDDDDDEEGILKASSKGNGKGKEKLNVEMSEDSRVVVASPLFEPNFQGR